A section of the Sphaerobacter thermophilus DSM 20745 genome encodes:
- a CDS encoding thiamine pyrophosphate-requiring protein, which produces MATTQPGPGTAGPAVTRVDVGEAAEGYVEALIAQGVECLFLNPGTDTFPIQEALAKLESLGRPVPRTVLCLFETVALAAAHGYYAATGRPQAVLVHVDVGTQNLGGMVHNAQRGRAGVVIAAGRAPYTTDPAVRGSRDNFIHWLQEQSDQDGIVRNYVKWDYEMRRADQVGEVVARAFQIAASDPPGPVYLTLPREPLMERVGAIDIYQPERFRPVHIGAGDPEALREVVRLLVAAERPVVLTGTTGRTEAGYRGLVRLAELLALPVVDWRERVNFPADHPLHQGDDPGTLLTEADLVLVLDQDVPYIPTRIQPAPGATVVQIGLDPIKERVPLWTFPVDLPIRADTGRALDLIADEATNLLTASDRERIAARQDALAARHEQLREAWQEAARAARQRPMGVAWVGHCLGQLLQEAPDCLVVDEMVTSNRAVWQQAPARQPGTWFGSGGSALGWGLGAALGVKLANPDRPVLSLVGDGCFVFGAPLAALWAMQTQSAPVLIVVLNNSCYNATKRPLVANYPEGYSVREDRFVGIDLLPAPRYDKMAETVGGYGERVEDPDEVLPALRRGLERVRAGQTVVLDMVLAHP; this is translated from the coding sequence ATGGCGACGACGCAACCCGGTCCCGGAACTGCCGGGCCGGCAGTGACGCGGGTGGATGTCGGCGAGGCCGCGGAGGGGTACGTCGAGGCGCTGATCGCGCAGGGTGTGGAGTGCCTGTTCCTCAATCCCGGGACGGACACCTTCCCGATCCAGGAGGCACTGGCCAAGCTCGAGAGCCTGGGCCGCCCTGTCCCGCGCACGGTGCTGTGTCTCTTCGAGACGGTGGCCCTGGCCGCCGCCCACGGCTACTACGCTGCAACGGGGCGGCCGCAGGCGGTGCTGGTCCACGTCGATGTCGGCACCCAGAACCTGGGCGGCATGGTGCACAATGCGCAGCGCGGCCGCGCCGGGGTGGTCATCGCCGCGGGGCGTGCGCCGTACACCACGGACCCGGCCGTGCGCGGCAGTCGCGACAACTTCATCCACTGGCTCCAGGAGCAGTCGGACCAGGACGGGATCGTGCGCAACTACGTGAAGTGGGACTACGAGATGCGGCGCGCCGACCAGGTGGGTGAGGTGGTCGCGCGCGCCTTCCAGATCGCCGCCAGCGACCCGCCGGGGCCGGTCTACCTGACGCTGCCGCGCGAGCCGCTGATGGAGCGCGTCGGAGCGATCGACATCTACCAGCCGGAGCGCTTCCGCCCCGTGCACATCGGTGCGGGCGACCCGGAAGCGCTGCGCGAGGTGGTCCGGCTCCTGGTGGCCGCCGAGCGACCCGTCGTGCTGACCGGGACCACGGGACGGACGGAAGCGGGGTACCGGGGACTGGTGCGGCTGGCGGAGCTACTCGCGCTGCCGGTGGTGGACTGGCGCGAGCGGGTGAATTTCCCTGCCGACCACCCGCTCCACCAGGGCGATGACCCGGGCACGCTGCTGACCGAGGCGGACCTTGTCCTCGTCCTCGACCAGGACGTGCCCTACATCCCGACGCGCATCCAGCCCGCCCCGGGTGCGACTGTGGTGCAGATCGGCCTCGACCCGATCAAGGAGCGCGTCCCGCTCTGGACGTTCCCGGTGGATCTGCCGATCCGGGCCGACACCGGCCGCGCGCTCGACCTGATCGCCGACGAGGCGACGAACCTGCTGACGGCGTCCGACCGGGAGCGCATCGCGGCGCGGCAGGATGCCCTCGCCGCGCGCCACGAGCAGCTCCGGGAGGCGTGGCAGGAAGCAGCGAGAGCCGCACGGCAGCGGCCGATGGGAGTCGCCTGGGTGGGCCACTGCCTGGGGCAACTGCTTCAAGAAGCGCCGGACTGCCTGGTCGTCGACGAGATGGTGACCAGCAACCGCGCCGTCTGGCAGCAGGCCCCGGCGCGGCAGCCGGGCACCTGGTTCGGGAGCGGTGGCTCGGCGCTCGGCTGGGGCCTCGGGGCTGCGCTCGGGGTGAAGCTGGCGAATCCGGACCGGCCGGTGCTGTCGCTCGTGGGGGACGGCTGCTTCGTCTTCGGCGCACCGCTGGCGGCGCTCTGGGCCATGCAGACGCAGTCGGCGCCGGTCCTGATCGTGGTCCTGAACAACTCCTGCTACAACGCCACCAAGCGCCCGCTGGTTGCCAACTACCCGGAGGGCTACTCGGTGCGCGAGGATCGATTCGTCGGCATCGACCTGCTGCCGGCGCCTCGGTACGACAAGATGGCCGAGACGGTCGGTGGCTACGGGGAGCGGGTCGAAGACCCGGACGAGGTCCTGCCGGCGCTGCGGCGTGGCCTGGAGCGCGTGCGCGCGGGCCAGACGGTGGTGCTCGACATGGTTCTGGCGCATCCGTAG
- the ribA gene encoding GTP cyclohydrolase II produces MHVNGWSADAAPEPLGIQIAAEADLPTRFGRFRAVAFNDVHDEREHAAFVRGDVRGAEGVLVRLHSECLTGDAIGSLRCDCRDQLEAALRLLGQSERGVLLYLRQEGRGIGLTNKIRAYALQDRGLDTVDANLALGFHDDEREYGAAARMLAALGVRSIRLLTNNPAKIEDLARHGVRIVERVPLVIPPNEYNRFYLETKARRSHHMLEWDDETALEQDDVPLIGEDSH; encoded by the coding sequence ATGCATGTGAACGGATGGAGCGCCGACGCGGCGCCGGAGCCGCTTGGGATCCAAATCGCGGCGGAGGCAGACCTGCCCACGCGGTTCGGGCGCTTCCGTGCCGTCGCGTTCAACGACGTGCACGATGAACGGGAGCACGCCGCCTTCGTGCGCGGTGACGTGCGCGGGGCAGAAGGGGTGCTGGTGCGGCTCCACTCCGAGTGTCTCACCGGGGACGCCATCGGCTCGCTGCGCTGCGACTGCCGGGACCAACTCGAAGCCGCGCTGCGGCTGCTCGGCCAGAGTGAGCGCGGCGTCCTCCTCTACCTGCGGCAGGAGGGGCGCGGCATCGGCCTGACCAACAAGATCCGAGCCTACGCGCTCCAGGACCGCGGCCTCGACACCGTAGACGCGAACCTGGCACTTGGCTTCCACGACGACGAGCGCGAGTACGGGGCGGCGGCGCGGATGCTGGCCGCGCTCGGGGTCCGCTCGATCCGGCTCTTGACGAACAACCCGGCGAAGATCGAGGATCTGGCGCGGCACGGGGTGCGGATCGTCGAGCGGGTGCCGCTCGTGATCCCGCCAAACGAGTACAACCGCTTCTACCTGGAGACCAAGGCGCGACGCTCCCACCATATGCTGGAGTGGGACGACGAAACCGCCCTGGAGCAGGACGACGTCCCGTTGATCGGTGAGGATAGCCACTAG
- a CDS encoding LLM class flavin-dependent oxidoreductase, with protein sequence MAGSRRGFGIAAAVPAEVTRAAAAEAESLGYDSFWVNDTPQGDGLAALAEAAQVTETIALGVGVIALSRRSPSSIAAQVLGQSGAADVEGDAGTSLPLHRLLLGVGSGAGGPGALARVRDGVQALREALDATIYISALGPKMCHLAGEVADGVLFNWLTPEYARRSVEWVQAGAAKAGRQTPALAAYVRVALGDDAARRLTEEGSRYARIPAYADHFRRMGVAPVDTCIAASSAEAIQEALAAWDGVLDEVVVRAITPHDTVEETLALVRAAAPLRAR encoded by the coding sequence ATGGCGGGAAGCAGGCGGGGGTTCGGAATCGCCGCGGCGGTGCCGGCGGAGGTGACGCGGGCGGCAGCGGCCGAGGCCGAGTCGCTCGGCTACGATTCGTTCTGGGTGAACGACACGCCGCAAGGGGACGGGCTGGCCGCTCTGGCTGAGGCGGCGCAGGTGACGGAGACGATCGCGCTTGGCGTCGGGGTGATCGCCCTCTCGCGGCGGAGCCCGAGCAGCATCGCGGCGCAGGTCCTTGGTCAGTCGGGCGCGGCGGACGTTGAGGGTGACGCCGGGACCAGTCTCCCGCTTCATCGCCTGCTGCTCGGCGTTGGCAGCGGCGCGGGTGGCCCCGGAGCACTGGCGCGCGTGCGCGACGGCGTGCAGGCGCTGCGGGAGGCGCTCGACGCGACGATCTACATCTCCGCACTGGGCCCGAAGATGTGCCACCTGGCGGGGGAGGTGGCCGACGGTGTCCTCTTCAACTGGCTCACGCCGGAATATGCCCGGCGGTCGGTCGAGTGGGTCCAGGCCGGCGCGGCGAAAGCAGGCCGGCAGACCCCGGCACTGGCGGCCTACGTGCGCGTGGCGCTAGGCGACGATGCGGCGAGGCGCCTCACGGAGGAAGGCTCGCGGTACGCCCGCATCCCGGCTTACGCCGATCACTTCCGTCGCATGGGGGTTGCACCGGTTGACACCTGCATCGCTGCGTCGTCGGCCGAGGCCATCCAGGAAGCGCTGGCAGCGTGGGACGGCGTGCTCGACGAGGTGGTCGTCCGCGCCATCACGCCGCACGACACCGTGGAGGAGACACTGGCGCTGGTGCGGGCCGCGGCGCCGCTGCGGGCGAGGTAG
- a CDS encoding DinB family protein: MQDVYRELIDALSETPQQLVALAPEAEGAPRSNEHWGLAEIVAHLVDVERLYRGRIQEILAREGAYLRRFDPDRAAREHDYASKDLHAVLDEFAHERGETLSLLMNLALKDWERTGIHDEWGEVSVEDLVERLVDHDAAHLRQARGES, encoded by the coding sequence ATGCAGGACGTCTATCGCGAGCTCATCGACGCGCTGTCCGAGACGCCGCAGCAGTTGGTCGCACTGGCGCCGGAGGCCGAGGGGGCGCCTCGCTCCAACGAACACTGGGGGCTGGCTGAGATCGTCGCCCACCTGGTGGACGTCGAACGACTCTACCGCGGTCGGATCCAGGAGATTCTCGCCCGAGAGGGTGCCTACCTGCGCCGCTTCGACCCTGACCGCGCGGCGCGGGAGCACGACTACGCTTCCAAGGACCTGCACGCGGTGCTGGACGAGTTCGCCCACGAGCGCGGGGAGACGCTCTCGCTCCTGATGAACCTCGCGCTGAAGGACTGGGAGCGGACCGGCATCCACGACGAGTGGGGCGAGGTAAGCGTCGAGGATCTGGTGGAACGACTCGTCGACCACGACGCCGCGCACCTGCGACAGGCGCGCGGGGAGAGCTAG
- a CDS encoding glycosyl hydrolase, with product MKPRALARGVRVCLILLVVSILPLSLPEPAAARDLSDPQDFFGIVGRDPWYEYNTNPEKFPNDVNRTFLDNLHAGMAEMGARWVRVEFHAEYDEPVGPGRIDWAKHDWYFLDSAPRYGLKTLAVLGTGIVADLDKTYQFKHINDKPDSDGRNLYSRTYVQRVHEILDHYGDAIEAYEILNEPNANQLLHWETNGREKAVNPDIYGQIVTDIYTNEKAAHPSVQFIAGSLLHDHDVQNGRDEHFEWMRKVYESPAVKRYVKEHGRYPWDGISIHPYYLNPTQLLAHMEELRSLQESYGDTTPIWVTEIGWPAEPPEWTSFGIMDPTASEQEQADYLYAVYTTLRDQAPYVERVFWFKYEDFGGGGTYANWGLVRLRDSSQRYGPDATPWPRKPAFSVYQSLARPDRAPTAPVPPPPDIGERVRYFPETGHTLRDPFLRYWEQYGGLAMFGFPKTEVFYVQGRAVQYFERARFEYFPEFRGTPYEVQFGLLGRYVTRGREFPAEPPPEKEEPGRRYFPETGHYISFGFKDYWEKNGGLAMFGYPISGEITENGRTVQYFERARFEWHPENKGTPYEVLLGHLGNQVLSTSGWYR from the coding sequence GTGAAGCCACGCGCTCTTGCGCGCGGTGTCCGGGTTTGCCTCATCCTCCTCGTCGTCTCGATCCTCCCGTTGAGCCTTCCGGAACCAGCCGCCGCACGGGATCTGTCTGACCCGCAGGACTTCTTCGGTATCGTCGGCCGCGATCCCTGGTACGAGTACAACACCAATCCGGAGAAGTTCCCCAACGACGTCAACCGCACATTCCTCGACAACCTTCACGCCGGTATGGCCGAGATGGGGGCGCGCTGGGTCCGGGTTGAGTTCCACGCCGAGTACGACGAGCCGGTCGGGCCCGGTCGGATCGATTGGGCCAAGCACGACTGGTACTTCCTCGACAGTGCGCCGCGCTACGGCCTGAAGACGCTGGCCGTCCTCGGTACCGGCATCGTGGCCGATCTCGACAAGACCTATCAGTTCAAGCACATCAACGATAAGCCCGACTCCGACGGCAGGAACCTGTACAGCCGAACCTACGTCCAGCGCGTGCACGAGATTCTGGACCACTACGGCGACGCCATCGAGGCGTACGAGATTCTGAACGAGCCGAACGCCAACCAGCTCCTGCACTGGGAGACGAACGGCCGTGAGAAGGCGGTGAACCCCGATATCTACGGGCAGATCGTCACCGACATCTACACCAACGAGAAGGCCGCTCACCCGAGTGTGCAATTCATAGCCGGCAGCCTGCTCCACGACCACGACGTCCAGAACGGCCGCGACGAGCACTTCGAGTGGATGCGCAAGGTCTACGAGTCGCCCGCGGTCAAGCGCTACGTCAAGGAGCACGGCCGCTACCCGTGGGACGGTATCTCCATCCACCCCTACTACCTCAATCCGACACAACTGCTGGCCCACATGGAGGAGCTGCGGAGCCTTCAGGAGTCGTACGGCGACACCACGCCGATCTGGGTCACGGAGATCGGCTGGCCCGCCGAGCCACCCGAGTGGACCAGCTTCGGGATCATGGACCCGACCGCCAGCGAGCAGGAGCAGGCCGACTACCTGTACGCGGTCTACACCACGCTGCGCGACCAGGCGCCCTACGTCGAGCGCGTCTTCTGGTTCAAGTACGAGGACTTCGGCGGCGGCGGCACCTACGCGAACTGGGGCCTCGTCCGCCTGCGCGACTCCTCGCAGCGCTACGGCCCGGACGCCACGCCCTGGCCGAGGAAGCCTGCGTTCAGCGTCTACCAGTCGCTCGCCCGGCCTGACCGCGCGCCGACCGCGCCGGTTCCGCCCCCGCCCGACATCGGCGAGCGCGTCCGCTACTTCCCGGAGACGGGTCACACGCTGCGCGACCCGTTCCTCCGCTACTGGGAGCAGTACGGCGGGCTGGCCATGTTCGGCTTCCCGAAGACCGAGGTCTTCTACGTCCAAGGCCGCGCCGTGCAGTACTTCGAGCGCGCTCGGTTCGAGTACTTCCCCGAGTTCCGCGGCACGCCCTACGAGGTGCAGTTCGGTCTGCTCGGCCGTTACGTGACGCGCGGGCGCGAGTTCCCGGCCGAGCCGCCCCCCGAGAAGGAAGAGCCGGGGCGCCGCTACTTCCCGGAGACCGGGCACTACATCTCGTTCGGCTTCAAGGACTACTGGGAGAAGAACGGCGGCCTCGCCATGTTTGGCTACCCGATCAGCGGCGAGATCACTGAGAACGGCCGTACGGTGCAGTACTTCGAACGCGCCCGCTTTGAGTGGCACCCGGAGAACAAGGGGACGCCCTACGAGGTCCTCCTTGGGCACCTCGGCAATCAGGTTCTCAGCACATCAGGCTGGTACCGCTGA
- a CDS encoding GNAT family N-acetyltransferase gives MVARTPPEPASLQGDRITLTPLGEADLDDVRRWRSDPDVTRYWITQVVPTRAEMRAWLARNRREGALLWVIRDERRHRIGFVTLFGIDPEHRKAELALMIGERDIWGQGYARETLRVVLRHAFTPTSYGGLGLHKVWLCVVAENQAARRAYVACGFREDGVLREDLYRDGVWHDQILMSILEDEFWQQDEARPGGTRD, from the coding sequence ATGGTCGCGCGCACCCCGCCTGAGCCAGCCTCCCTCCAGGGCGACCGCATCACGCTCACCCCGCTGGGGGAGGCCGATCTCGACGACGTGCGCCGTTGGCGGTCCGACCCGGACGTTACGCGCTATTGGATCACACAAGTCGTGCCAACGCGCGCGGAGATGCGAGCATGGCTCGCACGCAATCGGCGCGAGGGAGCCCTGCTCTGGGTGATACGCGATGAGCGGCGCCACCGGATTGGCTTCGTCACCCTCTTCGGGATCGACCCGGAGCACCGCAAGGCTGAACTGGCTCTGATGATCGGCGAGCGCGACATTTGGGGGCAAGGCTACGCCCGGGAGACACTGCGCGTCGTCCTGCGACACGCCTTCACCCCTACCAGCTACGGTGGACTTGGACTACATAAAGTGTGGCTCTGTGTGGTCGCGGAGAACCAGGCGGCACGTCGCGCCTACGTCGCCTGCGGCTTCCGCGAGGACGGTGTGCTCCGGGAGGACCTGTACCGCGACGGGGTGTGGCACGACCAGATTCTGATGAGCATCCTGGAGGACGAGTTCTGGCAGCAGGACGAGGCACGCCCGGGAGGCACCAGGGACTAG
- a CDS encoding HAD-IA family hydrolase, whose protein sequence is MSAPCFAFDLVTFDVGRTLLTFRPDLARAYAEVLAEIGLEVDEARLEAALSAEWDAAARRRAASVPPDHRVSAAAGDERRRTFVTNVLRNAGVPDADLERSVAAVRDAYDTPRMYHVYDDAMPTIRGLWDRGLKLGVIANARPTISRVLLALGFGEYIGFWVISEVVGVEKPHPAIFERALALGGSEPSRALHVGDDYERDFLGARAAGMEAVLLDRDGSGPERDAEGRPVPSIRRLDELLNMIG, encoded by the coding sequence ATGTCGGCACCGTGCTTTGCGTTCGACCTGGTGACGTTCGATGTCGGGCGGACGCTGCTCACGTTCCGGCCGGACCTTGCGCGCGCCTACGCCGAGGTGCTGGCGGAGATTGGCTTGGAGGTCGATGAGGCCCGGCTTGAGGCCGCGCTGAGCGCCGAGTGGGATGCCGCTGCGCGGCGCCGGGCGGCGAGCGTGCCGCCGGACCACCGCGTCAGCGCCGCGGCCGGGGATGAGCGCCGCCGCACGTTCGTCACCAACGTGCTCCGCAACGCGGGCGTCCCCGATGCCGACCTGGAGCGCAGCGTGGCGGCGGTTCGGGACGCCTACGACACGCCCCGCATGTATCACGTCTACGACGACGCCATGCCCACCATCCGCGGGCTGTGGGACCGCGGGCTGAAGCTCGGGGTGATCGCCAATGCCCGGCCCACCATCTCCCGCGTGCTCCTCGCCCTGGGCTTCGGTGAGTACATCGGCTTCTGGGTCATCTCCGAGGTCGTCGGTGTGGAGAAGCCGCACCCGGCCATCTTCGAGCGGGCGCTGGCCCTCGGTGGGTCGGAGCCCAGCCGTGCGCTCCACGTCGGGGACGACTACGAGCGGGACTTCCTGGGCGCGCGGGCCGCTGGGATGGAGGCGGTCCTGCTCGACCGGGACGGTAGCGGGCCGGAGCGGGACGCCGAGGGGCGCCCGGTGCCGTCCATCCGGCGACTCGACGAGTTGCTCAACATGATCGGCTGA
- a CDS encoding lytic transglycosylase, with product MLIPRWCRMTAIAGTMAATALLGSLPVSAAQRHTIMVGETLTGIAAAYGVTIDAIAQANGIANVDLIYAGQQLIIPTADDDTAQPTAAPTAASEPAPTETYTIQPGDTLWSIAVARGLTVDAILAANPAISDANRIYAGHTLTLPGGAVPLSTGAAGANWSTQDVRQLIERYANEYGLDPLLVQALAWQESGWQQHVVSSSGAIGVMQVLPETGAWVSQFVVGRPLDIRGSVEDNVLAGTAYLHWLINHFGGSLELALAGYYQGPGSVARTGVLEETNRYVQNIFAIRDYIAHHGVPPR from the coding sequence ATGTTGATTCCACGCTGGTGCCGGATGACGGCAATCGCGGGGACGATGGCCGCAACCGCGCTTCTCGGAAGTCTGCCGGTCAGCGCGGCACAGCGGCACACCATCATGGTCGGGGAGACGCTGACGGGCATCGCAGCGGCCTACGGCGTGACGATCGACGCCATCGCCCAGGCCAACGGCATCGCCAACGTCGACCTGATCTATGCCGGGCAGCAGCTCATCATCCCCACCGCTGATGACGACACCGCCCAGCCGACCGCAGCCCCCACGGCAGCTTCCGAGCCCGCGCCGACCGAGACGTACACGATCCAACCGGGCGACACGCTCTGGAGCATCGCCGTCGCCCGCGGCCTCACCGTGGACGCGATCCTGGCGGCCAACCCGGCGATCTCCGACGCGAACCGCATCTACGCCGGACACACGCTCACCCTGCCGGGTGGTGCGGTACCCCTGTCCACCGGGGCGGCCGGGGCGAACTGGTCGACGCAGGACGTGCGGCAGCTCATCGAGCGCTATGCGAACGAATATGGGCTCGACCCGCTCCTGGTCCAGGCGCTCGCCTGGCAGGAGAGCGGCTGGCAGCAGCACGTCGTCAGCTCATCCGGCGCCATCGGAGTCATGCAGGTCTTGCCCGAAACCGGTGCCTGGGTTTCGCAGTTCGTGGTTGGACGCCCCCTCGACATCCGTGGCAGCGTCGAAGACAACGTGCTCGCCGGGACCGCCTACCTCCACTGGCTCATCAACCACTTCGGCGGCTCGCTCGAATTGGCGCTGGCGGGGTACTACCAGGGTCCGGGCAGCGTCGCACGAACCGGCGTCCTCGAGGAGACGAACCGCTACGTGCAGAACATCTTCGCCATCCGCGACTACATCGCTCACCATGGCGTCCCGCCCCGGTAG
- a CDS encoding HAD family hydrolase: protein MARLLVLDIDGTLLDPSDIVTPTVREAIAEARARGVEVALATGRRVRSTRPVVEDLGIYLPLVVYNGALVWSTEEDRPLHETPFTRDVLEKVIAAAREAGLPPVLLQGPQAGERIILPDDLPPESEAAVAGYVGPRVQETIRLPWSALPEQQHVLTVDLFSSDERLRPVTTELANQLGIPAYHHGPWGPANLWAANLHMPGVSKASGVAKLAADLGLTLADVVAVGDGDNDLPLLEAAGLGVAMGNAPEHVQARADVVVRGHDEDGVAEAIERFVLARLDGREQRRS, encoded by the coding sequence ATGGCGCGACTACTGGTACTGGATATCGACGGAACCCTGCTGGATCCCTCGGACATCGTCACGCCCACCGTGCGGGAGGCGATCGCCGAGGCACGGGCACGCGGCGTGGAGGTCGCCCTGGCGACCGGCCGGCGGGTGCGCTCGACTCGCCCGGTCGTCGAGGATCTGGGGATCTATCTGCCCCTGGTGGTCTACAACGGCGCCCTGGTCTGGAGCACCGAGGAAGACCGTCCGCTGCACGAGACCCCCTTCACCCGGGACGTCCTGGAGAAGGTCATCGCCGCGGCGCGCGAGGCCGGTCTGCCGCCCGTCCTGCTGCAGGGGCCGCAGGCCGGGGAGCGCATCATCCTGCCCGACGATCTCCCGCCTGAGTCGGAGGCAGCCGTCGCGGGCTACGTCGGCCCGCGCGTGCAGGAGACGATCCGCCTCCCCTGGTCGGCACTCCCGGAGCAGCAGCACGTCCTGACCGTCGACCTCTTCAGCAGCGACGAGCGACTTCGGCCGGTGACCACGGAGCTGGCAAACCAGCTCGGCATCCCGGCCTACCACCACGGCCCCTGGGGTCCGGCCAACCTCTGGGCGGCCAACCTCCACATGCCGGGTGTGAGCAAGGCGAGTGGGGTGGCCAAGCTCGCGGCCGACCTGGGACTGACGCTGGCGGACGTGGTGGCCGTCGGCGACGGCGACAACGACTTGCCGCTGCTGGAGGCGGCCGGGTTGGGCGTGGCGATGGGCAACGCGCCGGAGCACGTCCAGGCCCGTGCCGATGTCGTCGTCCGAGGCCACGACGAAGACGGCGTCGCCGAGGCCATCGAGCGCTTCGTCCTCGCCCGGCTCGACGGCCGTGAACAGCGGCGGTCTTGA
- a CDS encoding VOC family protein: MARSDDTMTYRFILEVPEALAEEAQAVVERTPYAEAIAVRRPGEERAEITVVAHAHDIIDAIYQWQVEQPEAAEARFELFGGERLRLADTDAAGLKALIEGEHDEMASRVQGEPGSALQTTDAVLQPYALSPAPEGPVSQAERSLVIEAIDHLAIRVANIRKAEEFYRDFFQMDVVLRAHRENGNWVRLPSDYDWEEGLRQGVYVDLVYLSHPPLSLVLREAGRGAIFTEPRLDHVSLRVSPGTLLTIRAQALIRSFPVTDDRPHSFVFRDPFGVTWHLTDAAAG; encoded by the coding sequence GTGGCGCGGAGTGACGACACGATGACCTATCGCTTCATTCTGGAGGTGCCGGAGGCGCTCGCCGAGGAGGCGCAGGCTGTCGTCGAGCGAACCCCCTACGCCGAGGCAATCGCCGTCCGCCGGCCCGGCGAGGAGCGCGCCGAGATCACCGTCGTCGCCCACGCCCACGACATCATCGACGCGATCTACCAGTGGCAAGTGGAGCAGCCGGAGGCGGCCGAGGCCCGGTTCGAACTCTTCGGCGGCGAGCGGCTTCGCCTGGCGGACACCGATGCCGCCGGGCTCAAGGCATTGATCGAGGGAGAGCACGACGAGATGGCGAGCAGGGTTCAGGGCGAGCCCGGGTCGGCACTGCAGACGACGGATGCGGTCCTCCAGCCGTATGCGCTCTCACCCGCCCCGGAAGGTCCGGTGAGCCAGGCCGAGCGCTCGCTGGTCATTGAGGCGATCGACCATCTGGCGATCCGGGTTGCCAACATCCGGAAGGCTGAGGAGTTCTACCGGGACTTCTTCCAGATGGACGTGGTGCTGCGGGCCCACCGCGAGAACGGCAACTGGGTGCGGCTCCCGTCCGACTACGACTGGGAAGAGGGGCTGCGCCAGGGGGTGTACGTCGATCTGGTGTACCTCAGCCACCCACCGCTCTCGCTGGTGCTGCGGGAAGCGGGCCGCGGGGCGATCTTCACCGAGCCGCGGCTGGACCACGTGAGCCTGCGCGTCTCACCCGGCACATTGCTGACCATCCGTGCCCAGGCGCTGATCCGGTCGTTCCCGGTGACGGACGACCGGCCGCACTCCTTCGTCTTCCGTGACCCGTTCGGCGTGACCTGGCACCTGACCGACGCCGCGGCGGGCTGA